The Streptococcus sp. 29896 genome includes a region encoding these proteins:
- a CDS encoding XRE family transcriptional regulator — MFLGERLKDLRINKKLSQDKLGSLLEVSKVAISNWETGKSVPSEANLERIAKVFDVDVHYFYSYGELLTIFNKLNPALQGRLIEYAATMLKQQELNNPASTTKYPYKTYNMDSFLETLNDSSKVPSFTLNYDYTKTLYQFALWMQDDSLEPEIPMGEVVLLKFENEVEDGKLYLVVFNGQPMFRRVYKHSTYYKFVPINNKYDTIFAPFEEKPEIIGKIVGHFKPIEK; from the coding sequence ATGTTTTTAGGAGAACGTCTTAAAGATTTACGAATAAATAAAAAATTGAGCCAAGATAAACTTGGCTCATTACTAGAAGTTTCTAAAGTTGCAATCTCCAATTGGGAGACTGGGAAATCTGTCCCAAGTGAGGCAAACCTTGAAAGGATTGCTAAAGTTTTCGATGTAGATGTTCACTATTTCTACTCCTATGGGGAGTTGCTTACTATTTTCAATAAGTTAAACCCTGCCCTTCAAGGAAGGTTGATTGAATATGCTGCTACAATGCTAAAACAACAAGAGCTAAATAATCCAGCTTCAACGACCAAATATCCATATAAGACATACAACATGGATTCATTCTTAGAGACCTTGAATGATTCCAGTAAAGTTCCTAGCTTCACTTTGAATTATGATTACACAAAGACTCTGTATCAGTTTGCCCTTTGGATGCAAGATGATTCCCTTGAACCTGAAATACCTATGGGTGAGGTTGTTCTACTTAAATTTGAAAATGAAGTTGAAGACGGCAAACTCTATCTAGTTGTGTTTAACGGACAACCTATGTTTAGAAGAGTATATAAGCATAGCACATACTACAAGTTCGTGCCTATCAATAATAAATATGATACCATCTTTGCTCCATTTGAAGAAAAACCAGAAATAATTGGTAAGATTGTTGGACATTTTAAACCGATTGAGAAATAA
- a CDS encoding restriction endonuclease PLD domain-containing protein, with translation MSVYTEELESVILDYANFADELIIISGYCSPDIIEKFAKLGKKLEFFFGMYQKNALTFSTHNKLKEIDNKYSNLNINIVYDYHVHTKCYIFKKKNVINNILVGSANFSIYGLKSGKNSEMLVDVEPGIHFREIEEYYQEIQDASKRCDDASIIVLPKQSKKKRIGKSKKYKVSTNPFVALIPLFIYEKNKKIVPKSSGLNWGNQSGHSKNSGYLESYFAITANLIDNHPLVFPFKPEKRTTTTGKITRDYDPITILWDDGYVMEMTFQGKGVERPTSGKRNDGDPYRCYPKQLTSASGGSELGEYIRKRMNLSQRKVITLSDLKKYGQEYIELTYIQDGYYEADFSPKK, from the coding sequence ATGTCAGTTTATACAGAAGAACTAGAAAGTGTCATTTTAGACTATGCAAATTTTGCTGATGAGCTAATAATAATTAGTGGTTATTGTTCACCTGATATTATTGAAAAATTTGCTAAATTAGGGAAAAAATTAGAATTTTTCTTTGGTATGTATCAGAAAAATGCTTTAACATTTTCAACGCACAACAAACTAAAGGAGATAGATAATAAATACTCGAACTTAAATATTAATATCGTATATGATTATCACGTTCATACTAAATGCTATATATTTAAAAAGAAAAACGTGATAAATAATATATTAGTTGGTTCTGCGAACTTTTCAATATACGGGCTAAAGAGTGGGAAGAATTCTGAAATGCTTGTTGATGTTGAGCCAGGTATTCATTTCAGGGAGATTGAAGAATACTACCAAGAAATTCAAGACGCTTCAAAAAGATGCGACGATGCAAGTATTATCGTCCTTCCAAAACAGTCTAAGAAAAAAAGAATTGGTAAATCTAAGAAATATAAAGTTTCAACCAATCCTTTTGTTGCTTTAATTCCATTATTTATCTATGAAAAAAATAAAAAAATAGTACCCAAAAGTAGTGGATTAAATTGGGGGAATCAATCTGGGCACTCTAAAAATAGTGGCTATTTGGAATCATATTTTGCAATAACAGCTAATTTAATCGACAACCATCCTCTTGTATTTCCGTTCAAGCCAGAAAAAAGGACTACAACAACTGGAAAAATAACCAGAGATTATGATCCTATCACTATACTTTGGGATGATGGATATGTTATGGAAATGACTTTTCAAGGTAAAGGAGTTGAAAGACCGACTAGTGGCAAGAGAAATGATGGAGATCCATATAGATGCTATCCAAAGCAATTGACTAGTGCATCGGGAGGTTCAGAATTAGGGGAATATATTCGAAAAAGAATGAACTTATCTCAAAGAAAAGTGATAACTCTTTCAGATTTAAAAAAATATGGACAGGAGTATATTGAGTTAACGTACATTCAAGATGGATATTATGAAGCTGATTTTTCTCCTAAAAAATAG
- a CDS encoding helix-turn-helix domain-containing protein, whose protein sequence is MNLKISFSPLWRKIASLNMTQKELQTVTGLGSSTLTNLRNDDCVTTDTILKLCIALQCELNEIIELTGDNDDKK, encoded by the coding sequence ATGAATCTAAAAATTTCTTTCTCACCATTATGGAGAAAAATTGCTTCATTAAATATGACCCAAAAAGAATTGCAAACTGTAACAGGACTGGGTTCAAGCACATTAACCAATCTTCGCAATGATGATTGTGTTACAACTGATACTATCCTAAAATTATGTATTGCTTTACAATGTGAATTAAATGAAATAATTGAATTAACAGGAGATAACGATGACAAAAAATAA
- a CDS encoding DNA cytosine methyltransferase has protein sequence MTKNNVIDLFSGAGGLSQGFKQAGYNILMGVDFDDAALRTYGHNLKDSIALKADLFDEETAIKEIEENLNGNTVDVVIAGPPCQGFSLTGSRDINDSRNKLYVAVVHAVKHFQPKAFLIENVPGMATLYKGKVKEQIINTFEDMGYNVSVTDKPLLAADYGVPQMRKRMFFVGFRKDLGYDYFTFPEPTLTPEDYIGTADAISDLPSLVDDMGEENIPYFTAAQSDYQKLMRKNSSTIHNHIGTKHTDEVKWVISQVPEGGNHKDLPEGVGTSRKFNEAWTRYHSQKPSKTIDTGHRNHFHYKWNRVPTVRENARLQSFPDDFEFLGTKTQQNKQVGNAVPPLLAQAIGEKMAEHLKEGKVNDK, from the coding sequence ATGACAAAAAATAATGTAATTGACCTGTTCTCTGGTGCAGGTGGTTTAAGTCAAGGTTTTAAACAAGCAGGTTATAATATTTTAATGGGAGTAGATTTTGATGATGCTGCTCTCAGAACTTATGGTCATAATCTAAAAGATTCTATTGCTCTGAAAGCGGATCTTTTTGATGAGGAAACCGCGATAAAAGAAATCGAAGAAAATCTGAATGGAAACACAGTAGACGTTGTGATTGCAGGTCCCCCATGTCAAGGCTTTAGTTTAACAGGTTCTAGAGATATTAATGATTCCCGAAATAAACTTTATGTAGCTGTAGTTCATGCAGTAAAGCATTTTCAACCAAAAGCATTTTTGATTGAGAATGTTCCTGGAATGGCTACTCTTTATAAAGGAAAAGTTAAAGAGCAAATTATTAATACGTTTGAGGATATGGGATACAATGTAAGTGTTACTGATAAACCATTGTTAGCCGCTGACTATGGAGTTCCTCAAATGAGAAAAAGAATGTTTTTTGTTGGATTCAGAAAAGATTTGGGCTATGATTATTTCACATTTCCAGAACCTACACTCACTCCTGAAGATTACATCGGTACTGCAGATGCAATTTCAGATTTACCTTCATTAGTTGATGATATGGGTGAAGAAAATATTCCATATTTTACAGCTGCTCAGAGCGATTACCAAAAGCTTATGAGAAAAAATTCTTCGACCATACATAATCATATTGGCACAAAACATACTGATGAGGTCAAATGGGTCATAAGCCAAGTGCCTGAAGGCGGCAATCATAAAGATCTCCCAGAAGGTGTAGGTACCTCTCGTAAATTCAATGAAGCATGGACAAGATATCACAGCCAAAAACCTTCCAAAACAATTGATACTGGTCATAGAAACCATTTTCATTACAAATGGAATCGCGTTCCTACTGTACGAGAAAATGCTCGATTACAATCTTTCCCTGATGATTTCGAATTTTTAGGGACAAAGACACAGCAAAATAAACAGGTTGGAAATGCTGTTCCGCCTCTATTAGCACAAGCTATAGGGGAGAAAATGGCAGAACACTTGAAAGAAGGGAAAGTGAATGATAAATAA
- a CDS encoding DNA cytosine methyltransferase yields the protein MINNIELFAGAGGLADGLEQSGNVHLLASVEWLKPQVRTLRKRLETKYSIKDASERVLNFDIQRTEELINGWNNDTEFETSVGLDKLIGGKSVDMISGGPPCQAYSLAGRIRDKNGMKDDYRNFLFESYIRLVDYYKPKIILFENVEGMLSAIPTGENITDLIRNGFDSIGYEIIDDLRKYALIDLSNYGVPQKRKRVIILGVRRDSKDTDYQKILRSFYTELLPSRMTKVKTVRDAISDLPPIYPLKEQIGRNAYDNSNAVNGHSSRFHSLRDQKIFNLLAQDIVDGTKKYTSAEALKQLYFETTGKNSNVHKYHVLRWDEPSNTIPAHLKKDGLRHIHPDPNQKRSITVREAARLQTFDDDFEFNESQLANFEMIGNAVPPLFAKVIGDLLPQFLKQIKLEEIE from the coding sequence ATGATAAATAACATTGAGTTATTTGCAGGTGCAGGTGGTTTAGCTGATGGATTAGAACAATCAGGAAATGTCCATTTGCTAGCATCTGTAGAGTGGTTAAAACCACAAGTTAGAACTTTAAGGAAACGATTAGAAACAAAATATAGTATTAAAGATGCTTCGGAAAGAGTTTTGAATTTCGATATTCAACGGACTGAAGAGCTTATTAATGGTTGGAATAACGATACAGAATTTGAAACCTCAGTTGGATTAGACAAATTGATTGGTGGGAAATCAGTTGATATGATTTCTGGCGGTCCTCCTTGTCAGGCTTATTCACTTGCAGGTAGAATACGGGATAAGAACGGCATGAAAGATGACTATCGTAACTTCCTTTTCGAGTCTTATATTCGACTTGTGGATTATTACAAGCCTAAAATAATATTGTTTGAGAATGTTGAAGGGATGTTAAGTGCAATCCCTACTGGTGAAAATATTACTGACCTGATTAGAAATGGATTTGATTCAATAGGCTATGAAATTATTGATGATCTTAGAAAATACGCGCTAATAGATTTATCAAATTATGGTGTTCCTCAGAAGAGAAAGCGTGTAATTATTCTTGGGGTCAGAAGAGACTCTAAAGATACCGACTATCAAAAAATTCTTCGGTCATTTTATACAGAGTTACTTCCAAGTAGGATGACTAAAGTAAAAACAGTCAGAGATGCTATAAGTGATTTACCTCCAATTTATCCCTTAAAAGAACAAATCGGTAGAAATGCTTATGATAATTCTAATGCTGTAAATGGTCACTCATCACGATTCCATAGTCTACGAGATCAAAAAATATTCAATTTACTAGCACAAGATATTGTAGATGGTACAAAAAAATATACCTCGGCAGAGGCTTTGAAACAATTATACTTTGAAACAACTGGAAAAAATTCAAATGTACATAAGTATCATGTTTTACGTTGGGATGAACCAAGCAATACAATACCTGCACATTTGAAAAAAGATGGACTTCGGCATATTCATCCTGATCCCAATCAAAAACGTAGTATTACTGTTAGGGAAGCAGCGCGTTTACAAACTTTTGATGATGATTTTGAATTTAATGAGTCTCAGTTGGCAAATTTTGAAATGATTGGCAACGCCGTACCCCCTCTCTTTGCAAAAGTTATCGGTGACCTACTCCCGCAATTTTTAAAGCAAATAAAATTAGAAGAAATAGAATAA
- a CDS encoding restriction endonuclease PLD domain-containing protein, with product MLFTKGLEEIIFAKHELLSDYPDEFIIISGFLGPAPIKRLEQLENIKVTVIGGMYPSGLDARLWNSLVTIEQSNPNLNLLFTTREIHSKIYIWKKNGKTLSALIGSANFSSNGLRTDYRESLADATRDTFEPLDDYYKFIIENSVSSPILKKNQQIVDFQPNTTVRSDSFQDNVNYSVNIPLFDPKKGIVPRSSGLNWGLSNGHVAPGDAYIRIPKEVIKNNDKLIKPLDPEFTTPEGRRKRNSDPIELIWDDGVIMEASLEGVQTFEEKKYPKQLASYSQKQVFMDGERVSKKSILGRYLRKRLGVGLTEEITMETLRAYGRNTVTLSLVGEGVYYADFSV from the coding sequence ATGTTATTTACGAAAGGGTTAGAAGAAATTATTTTTGCTAAACATGAATTACTATCTGATTATCCCGATGAATTTATTATCATTAGTGGTTTTCTAGGACCCGCACCAATTAAAAGATTGGAACAATTAGAAAATATAAAAGTCACTGTGATAGGGGGAATGTACCCTAGCGGATTAGATGCTAGATTATGGAATTCATTAGTAACTATCGAACAAAGCAATCCAAATTTAAACTTACTTTTCACCACAAGGGAGATACACTCTAAAATTTATATCTGGAAAAAGAACGGTAAAACATTGTCTGCACTGATAGGCTCAGCTAATTTTTCATCAAATGGTCTAAGGACTGATTATAGGGAATCGTTAGCGGATGCAACGAGAGATACTTTTGAACCACTTGATGACTATTACAAATTTATTATCGAAAATTCTGTAAGCTCACCAATTTTGAAAAAGAATCAACAAATTGTTGATTTTCAACCAAATACAACAGTTCGATCGGATAGTTTTCAAGATAATGTAAACTACTCAGTTAATATACCGCTTTTTGATCCTAAGAAAGGCATAGTTCCTAGAAGTAGTGGATTAAACTGGGGACTAAGTAATGGTCATGTCGCTCCGGGTGATGCATACATTCGCATTCCAAAAGAAGTAATCAAGAACAACGATAAACTAATAAAACCTCTTGATCCTGAATTTACTACACCTGAAGGACGAAGGAAACGAAATTCAGACCCTATCGAATTAATATGGGACGACGGGGTCATAATGGAGGCATCTTTAGAAGGAGTTCAAACTTTTGAAGAAAAAAAATATCCAAAACAGCTTGCATCATACTCACAAAAACAGGTGTTTATGGATGGAGAAAGAGTTTCTAAAAAAAGTATCTTAGGTAGATATCTAAGAAAACGATTAGGAGTAGGACTAACGGAAGAAATTACAATGGAAACATTGAGAGCATATGGTCGTAATACTGTTACACTATCTTTAGTTGGAGAAGGTGTCTATTATGCTGATTTTTCGGTATAA
- a CDS encoding Panacea domain-containing protein: MDNKLKATINYLISEAPEVTPKKLQKLLYYVQSWHLALTAENVSEDFEQYLLFKADFEAWVHGPVIPEVYTCFKEFGGKVISKSPYFTDVEVDFNGDEIENINDVLEIYGKFNGSDLELLTHNELPWQEARKGLSPLESSNKKLSYKTIFEYYSTRLV, translated from the coding sequence ATGGATAATAAATTAAAAGCTACTATCAATTATTTAATTTCTGAAGCACCTGAAGTAACTCCTAAAAAATTGCAGAAATTACTTTATTATGTTCAATCATGGCATCTAGCATTAACGGCGGAGAATGTGTCCGAAGATTTTGAACAATATCTTTTATTCAAGGCTGATTTTGAGGCATGGGTACACGGTCCTGTTATACCTGAAGTATACACTTGCTTTAAAGAATTTGGTGGCAAAGTTATTTCTAAATCTCCTTACTTTACTGATGTTGAAGTAGATTTTAATGGCGATGAAATTGAAAATATTAATGATGTGCTAGAGATATATGGGAAATTTAATGGAAGTGATTTAGAATTGCTCACTCACAATGAACTTCCTTGGCAAGAAGCTCGAAAGGGGTTATCACCACTCGAAAGCTCAAATAAGAAGCTGTCTTATAAAACTATCTTCGAATATTATTCAACTAGATTGGTCTAA
- a CDS encoding AAA family ATPase, translating into MIIWLNGPFGVGKTTLANILHKRIENSYLYDPKLLGDFLQHQLPQTVCPEDFQDYSVWRQITYKIVFDLAAKTDKTIIIPMTIYKKEYYQEIIQQLIKDKIPLEHYILLADKTTILERLDNRVNEDNIWAKKHLDVCLKAFESHIPGQRLNTDSLKPEEVAKEILMLSKFTVK; encoded by the coding sequence ATGATTATTTGGTTAAACGGCCCATTCGGTGTCGGCAAGACTACTTTAGCAAATATATTACACAAACGAATAGAAAACTCGTATCTATATGATCCCAAGTTACTAGGTGATTTCTTACAACATCAATTACCTCAGACTGTATGTCCTGAAGATTTTCAAGATTATTCCGTTTGGCGACAGATTACTTATAAAATAGTATTTGATTTAGCGGCTAAAACTGATAAGACTATTATTATTCCCATGACAATCTATAAGAAAGAATATTATCAGGAGATTATTCAGCAATTGATAAAGGATAAGATTCCTTTGGAACATTATATTTTGTTAGCTGACAAAACAACCATTTTAGAACGTTTAGACAATCGAGTCAATGAAGACAACATCTGGGCCAAAAAACATCTTGATGTTTGTTTAAAAGCTTTTGAAAGTCATATTCCTGGGCAAAGGTTAAACACAGACAGTTTGAAGCCAGAAGAGGTTGCGAAGGAGATTCTAATGCTCAGTAAGTTTACCGTGAAATAA
- a CDS encoding DUF3307 domain-containing protein, with protein sequence MSFSVISSYLIQHPVLTALLIAHFLSDFTFQSQALADDKKLHLKALFMHLFIVAIPLLILALLPPVQNGDLFFQVWLSHLAIDYVKYFLNKHHWIKDSWEAGAFLADQLLHIISVIILYHTIGVNVASHSLWIEPNYILLQILFILLISKPVNILFKLYFSKYQVVEGEEEQTVTGAGALIGQLERLIMGIFLLLGQYTAIGLVFTAKSIARYDKISKSQAFAEYYLIGSLFSIISVLVLYVLLIL encoded by the coding sequence ATGTCATTTTCAGTTATTTCTAGCTATCTTATTCAACATCCAGTTTTAACCGCCTTGCTTATTGCTCACTTTTTAAGTGATTTCACCTTCCAAAGTCAAGCACTGGCAGATGATAAAAAGCTTCATTTAAAAGCTCTTTTCATGCACCTTTTCATTGTTGCTATCCCTCTTCTTATTCTAGCCTTACTGCCCCCCGTTCAAAACGGAGATTTATTTTTTCAAGTTTGGCTGAGCCATCTTGCGATTGACTATGTCAAATATTTTCTCAACAAACACCATTGGATAAAGGACTCCTGGGAAGCTGGAGCATTCCTAGCGGATCAATTGCTACATATCATCTCTGTCATCATTCTTTATCACACTATCGGTGTCAATGTCGCTTCACACTCACTCTGGATTGAACCAAATTATATCCTCCTGCAAATCCTTTTTATCCTTCTAATCAGTAAGCCCGTCAATATTCTTTTCAAACTCTACTTTAGCAAATATCAGGTAGTGGAAGGAGAAGAAGAGCAGACTGTGACAGGTGCAGGAGCCTTGATTGGTCAGTTGGAGCGCCTCATAATGGGAATTTTTCTGCTTCTAGGACAATACACAGCTATCGGACTGGTATTTACAGCAAAGTCCATCGCACGCTATGATAAAATATCCAAAAGCCAAGCCTTTGCTGAATACTATTTAATTGGTTCGCTATTTAGTATCATTAGTGTCCTAGTATTGTACGTTTTATTGATTTTATAG
- a CDS encoding SatD family protein, which produces MNYIAIIGDIVNSKQTSNRSSIQERLKQQLNRINHSFAPDFASPFTITKGDEFQALCKPNSYIFLMIDQIQLAFRDEVEIRFGIGLGEILTAIDPKLSIGADGPAYWEARKAIDFIHDNHDYGTSKIAFSSEYKQIDRVINPLLTSSDFIKAAWNRSQTDLFETLISQKIYQEDFTQKPIAEKMKLSQSAFTKRLKSSGIKLYLRNRQTAMNLILQLSQKEG; this is translated from the coding sequence ATGAATTATATCGCAATAATAGGAGATATTGTCAATTCAAAACAGACTTCCAACCGCTCTAGTATTCAAGAGCGGCTAAAACAACAGCTGAATAGAATCAATCATTCCTTCGCTCCGGACTTCGCATCACCTTTTACCATTACAAAGGGAGATGAATTTCAAGCTTTATGCAAGCCTAACTCTTATATCTTTTTGATGATTGACCAAATCCAATTAGCCTTTCGTGATGAGGTGGAGATTCGATTTGGAATTGGTTTGGGTGAGATTCTAACAGCTATCGATCCCAAGCTAAGTATTGGAGCAGATGGTCCAGCTTATTGGGAAGCACGCAAGGCTATTGACTTCATTCATGACAACCATGACTACGGCACCAGCAAAATTGCATTTTCATCTGAATACAAGCAAATCGATCGTGTGATCAACCCCTTGCTAACTTCTAGCGATTTCATCAAAGCTGCCTGGAATCGTTCACAAACGGATCTGTTTGAAACCTTAATCTCCCAAAAAATCTATCAAGAAGATTTCACACAAAAGCCAATTGCTGAGAAAATGAAACTCAGTCAAAGCGCCTTTACCAAACGTTTGAAATCCAGTGGAATCAAACTCTACCTGCGTAATCGTCAAACTGCCATGAATTTGATTCTCCAGCTCAGTCAGAAAGAAGGATAA
- the ffh gene encoding signal recognition particle protein, whose amino-acid sequence MAFESLTERLQSVFKNLRRKGKISESDIQEATKEIRLALLEADVALPVVKDFIKKVRERAIGHEVIDTLNPAQQIIKIVDEELTAVLGSETSEIIKSPKIPTIIMMAGLQGAGKTTFTGKLANKLKQEENARPLLIAADIYRPAAIDQLKTLGQQIDVPVFELGNQVPALEIVRQGLEQAKANHNDYVLIDTAGRLQIDQALMAELREIKEFAQPNEILLVVDAMIGQEAANVAREFNDQLAITGVILTKIDGDTRGGAALSVRHITGQPIKFTGTGEKITDIETFHPDRMSSRILGMGDMLTLIEKASKEYDEKKSLELAEKMRENTFDFNDFIDQLDQVQNMGPMEDLLKMIPGMAGNPALANLKVDECEIARKRAIVSSMTPAERENPELLTPSRRRRIANGSGNSFVEVNKFIKDFNQAKTMMQGVMSGDMNKMMKQMGINPNNLPKNMPNMNGMDMSALEDMMGGAGMPDMSQLMGGAGMPDMSQMFGGGLKGRIGEFAMKQAMKRQANKIKKAKKKRK is encoded by the coding sequence ATGGCATTTGAAAGCTTAACGGAGCGTCTACAATCCGTCTTTAAAAACCTTCGCCGTAAGGGAAAAATTTCTGAGAGTGATATTCAGGAAGCAACCAAGGAAATCCGTCTGGCCTTACTAGAAGCCGACGTAGCCCTTCCAGTTGTCAAAGATTTCATCAAAAAGGTACGTGAACGTGCTATCGGTCATGAAGTCATTGACACTCTGAACCCTGCTCAACAAATCATCAAAATCGTTGATGAAGAATTGACGGCAGTATTGGGTTCTGAAACTTCAGAAATTATCAAATCACCCAAAATTCCAACTATCATTATGATGGCTGGTTTGCAGGGTGCTGGTAAAACGACCTTCACAGGTAAGTTGGCTAACAAACTCAAGCAGGAAGAGAATGCCCGTCCACTCTTGATTGCTGCCGATATTTATCGTCCAGCTGCCATTGACCAGTTAAAGACCCTTGGTCAACAAATTGATGTACCTGTTTTTGAATTGGGAAACCAGGTTCCAGCACTTGAAATCGTTCGTCAAGGTTTGGAGCAAGCTAAAGCCAATCACAATGACTATGTCTTGATTGATACGGCCGGTCGTTTGCAGATTGACCAAGCCCTTATGGCCGAATTGAGAGAAATCAAAGAGTTTGCTCAGCCAAACGAAATCCTCCTGGTCGTCGATGCCATGATTGGTCAGGAAGCTGCCAACGTTGCGCGTGAGTTTAATGATCAACTGGCTATTACTGGTGTGATTTTGACCAAGATTGACGGCGATACACGTGGTGGTGCAGCCTTGTCTGTCCGTCACATTACTGGTCAGCCAATCAAATTCACCGGTACTGGTGAAAAAATCACCGACATCGAAACTTTCCACCCAGACCGTATGTCCTCACGTATTCTGGGCATGGGTGACATGCTGACCTTGATTGAAAAAGCCAGCAAAGAATATGATGAGAAAAAATCATTGGAACTCGCTGAAAAAATGCGTGAAAATACCTTTGATTTCAACGATTTCATCGATCAATTGGACCAAGTTCAGAATATGGGACCAATGGAAGACCTGCTGAAGATGATTCCAGGTATGGCTGGTAACCCAGCCCTTGCCAACTTGAAAGTTGACGAGTGTGAAATTGCACGAAAACGAGCTATCGTATCTTCTATGACACCAGCCGAACGTGAAAATCCTGAATTGTTAACACCTAGCCGTCGTCGTCGTATTGCTAACGGTTCTGGAAATAGCTTTGTCGAAGTCAATAAATTTATCAAGGATTTCAACCAAGCGAAAACCATGATGCAGGGTGTCATGTCAGGCGACATGAACAAAATGATGAAACAAATGGGAATTAACCCAAATAATCTCCCTAAAAACATGCCAAACATGAACGGTATGGATATGTCTGCTCTTGAAGATATGATGGGCGGTGCAGGCATGCCGGATATGAGCCAACTGATGGGAGGGGCTGGTATGCCTGACATGTCCCAAATGTTTGGAGGCGGCTTGAAAGGTAGAATCGGCGAGTTTGCTATGAAACAAGCCATGAAACGCCAAGCCAATAAAATCAAGAAAGCCAAAAAGAAGAGAAAATAA
- a CDS encoding putative DNA-binding protein — translation MEIEKTNRMNALFEFYAALLTDKQMNYIELYYADDYSLAEIAEEFQVSRQAVYDNIKRTEKLLEDYEMKLHMYSDYVVRSQILDELLEAYSDDEALKEKLLILSSIDNRD, via the coding sequence ATGGAAATTGAAAAAACCAACCGAATGAACGCCTTATTTGAATTCTATGCTGCCTTACTAACAGACAAGCAGATGAATTACATCGAGCTCTACTATGCGGATGATTATAGTTTAGCTGAGATCGCAGAAGAATTTCAAGTAAGCCGTCAAGCTGTTTATGACAATATCAAACGGACCGAAAAGTTATTAGAGGATTATGAAATGAAACTGCACATGTACTCTGATTATGTAGTCCGGAGTCAAATTTTGGATGAACTTTTAGAAGCTTATTCAGATGATGAGGCTTTAAAAGAAAAATTATTGATTTTGTCCAGTATAGATAATCGCGATTAA
- a CDS encoding GntR family transcriptional regulator, whose protein sequence is MKAAYITIHDKIKEQIDQGIWAIGQRLPSERDLAEEFGVSRMTLRQGITLLVEEGVLQRKVGSGTYVANTRVQEKMRGTTSFSEIVQLQGKEPSSRVLSFVKTKPNEKEIDLLGLEKGEFVIRMERVRFADAVPVVYEVASIPARLIQDMKKEEVTNQFYKTLTKNGFKLGKTQQTIYARLANDKIAKLLHISKNHPILALRQVSYLENGQAFEFVNSQYVGERFEFYLENN, encoded by the coding sequence ATGAAAGCAGCTTATATAACGATTCACGATAAAATTAAGGAACAAATTGATCAGGGCATTTGGGCCATCGGCCAAAGACTGCCGAGTGAACGAGATTTGGCAGAAGAATTTGGTGTTTCCCGTATGACCTTGCGCCAGGGAATTACCCTCTTAGTAGAAGAAGGTGTGTTGCAACGAAAAGTTGGATCAGGAACCTATGTTGCCAATACCCGTGTTCAAGAAAAGATGCGCGGAACGACCTCTTTTTCTGAAATTGTCCAACTTCAGGGAAAAGAACCTTCAAGTCGTGTCCTGTCTTTCGTTAAAACAAAACCGAATGAAAAAGAGATTGACTTATTGGGCTTGGAAAAAGGAGAGTTTGTGATACGAATGGAGCGCGTGCGGTTTGCGGATGCGGTTCCGGTTGTCTATGAAGTAGCTAGTATTCCCGCTCGGCTTATCCAAGACATGAAAAAAGAAGAGGTCACCAATCAGTTCTATAAAACCCTAACCAAAAACGGATTTAAACTTGGGAAAACTCAGCAAACCATTTATGCCCGCCTTGCAAATGACAAAATTGCCAAGCTGTTGCACATTTCAAAAAACCATCCTATCCTAGCATTGCGCCAAGTTTCCTATTTGGAAAATGGTCAGGCTTTTGAATTTGTCAATAGTCAGTATGTCGGGGAACGTTTTGAGTTCTACCTAGAGAACAATTGA